In Ensifer canadensis, a genomic segment contains:
- a CDS encoding arginyltransferase has protein sequence MNTQTTPSPQFYLTAPAACPYLPNEMERKVFTHMVGERAPELNDLLTQGGFRRSQNIAYRPACETCRACISVRILANEFSPSRSMRRVLATNSDVISSEYPAEPSSEQYNLFRRYLDRRHQKGGMSDMSVLDYAMMVEDTHVHTKIIEYRLRTEGDGISERARGPLIATALTDRMGDGLSMVYSFFDPAHEERSLGTFMILDHIRRAKERGLPHVYLGYWVKGSRKMGYKTKFLPQEHLMPRGWERYDGPDAPSEMPSTETD, from the coding sequence ATGAACACACAGACCACACCGTCTCCGCAATTCTATCTCACTGCACCGGCAGCCTGCCCTTATCTGCCGAATGAGATGGAGCGAAAGGTGTTTACCCACATGGTGGGCGAGCGCGCACCGGAGCTCAACGACCTCCTGACCCAGGGCGGCTTCCGCCGCTCGCAGAACATCGCCTATCGGCCCGCCTGCGAAACCTGTCGCGCCTGCATTTCCGTTCGAATTCTCGCCAACGAATTTTCGCCGAGCCGGTCGATGCGCCGCGTGCTCGCGACCAACAGCGACGTGATCTCATCGGAATATCCGGCCGAGCCGTCGAGCGAACAGTACAACCTCTTCCGCCGCTATCTCGACCGACGACACCAGAAGGGTGGCATGTCCGACATGTCGGTTCTCGACTATGCGATGATGGTCGAAGACACCCATGTGCACACCAAGATCATCGAGTATCGCTTAAGGACCGAAGGCGACGGCATCAGCGAGAGAGCGCGCGGACCGCTGATCGCGACAGCGCTGACCGACCGCATGGGTGACGGGCTTTCGATGGTCTATTCCTTCTTCGACCCTGCGCATGAGGAGCGCTCGCTCGGCACCTTCATGATTCTCGATCATATCCGGCGCGCCAAGGAGCGCGGCCTCCCGCATGTCTATCTCGGCTATTGGGTCAAGGGGTCGCGCAAGATGGGATACAAGACGAAATTTTTGCCGCAGGAGCATCTTATGCCGCGCGGCTGGGAGCGCTACGATGGTCCTGACGCTCCTTCAGAAATGCCCTCGACGGAAACGGATTGA
- the parC gene encoding DNA topoisomerase IV subunit A has protein sequence MGQSLTPPSGGDDHIQPVDLKAALEERYLAYALSTIMHRALPDVRDGLKPVHRRIVHAMSEMGLRPNTSFKKCARIVGDVMGKFHPHGDASIYDALVRLSQEFAIRYPLVDGQGNFGNIDGDNAAAMRYTEAKMTDVASLLLEGIDQDAVDFRPTYNEEDQEPAVLPGAFPNLLANGATGIAVGMATSIPPHNAHELCDAALHLIRHPEATVEDLLYDPANPQRGGIEGPDFPTGGIIVESRASMAESYRTGRGGFRVRARWVSEELGRGGYQIVITEIPYQVQKSRLIEKIAELLVARKLPLLEDIRDESAEDIRIVLVPKSRSVDAGILMESLFKLTELESRIPINMNVLSMGRVPRVMALNEVLTEWLAHRRDVLQRRSRHRLAAIERRLEILGGYLVAYLNIDEVIRIIREEDEPKAVMMERFSLTDLQAESILNMRLRSLRKLEEFEIRTEFDALSNEKAEIEALLASEEKQWQTVAWEIGEVKKKFAKATEIGKRRSTFADAPDADIEAIQQAMIEKEPITVVISEKGWIRALKGHISDTSTLQFKEGDALKVAFPAQTTDKILVFTTGGKVYTLGGDKLPGGRGHGEPLRIIVDMENDQDVLTAFVHDPARKLIVASVAGNGFVVTESDIVANTRKGKQVMNVANNDEAKLVVSVKGDHVAVVGENRKMLVFPLAQIPEMARGKGVRLQRYKDGGISDIRCFAIADGLVWEDSAGRVFTKGKDELIEWLADRASAGRVVPKGFPRSGKFSG, from the coding sequence ATGGGACAAAGCCTTACTCCCCCGTCTGGCGGGGATGATCATATTCAGCCGGTTGACCTGAAGGCGGCGCTGGAAGAGCGTTACCTCGCCTATGCCTTGTCGACCATCATGCATCGCGCGCTTCCTGATGTCCGCGACGGCTTGAAGCCGGTGCATCGACGCATCGTTCATGCCATGAGCGAGATGGGGCTCAGGCCGAACACCTCGTTCAAGAAATGCGCCCGCATCGTCGGCGACGTCATGGGTAAGTTCCACCCCCATGGCGACGCCTCGATCTACGACGCACTGGTGCGCCTGTCCCAGGAATTCGCGATCCGGTATCCGCTGGTGGACGGGCAGGGCAACTTCGGCAATATCGACGGCGATAACGCCGCTGCCATGCGTTACACCGAAGCGAAGATGACCGACGTCGCCTCGCTTCTGCTTGAGGGCATCGATCAGGACGCGGTGGATTTTCGTCCCACCTACAACGAGGAAGACCAGGAGCCGGCGGTGCTTCCCGGCGCCTTCCCGAACCTGCTTGCCAATGGTGCGACCGGCATTGCCGTCGGCATGGCGACATCGATCCCGCCGCACAACGCCCATGAACTGTGCGACGCAGCGCTGCATCTGATCCGCCATCCCGAGGCGACCGTCGAGGATCTGCTCTACGATCCTGCCAATCCGCAGCGGGGCGGGATCGAAGGGCCGGATTTCCCGACCGGCGGCATCATCGTCGAAAGCCGTGCGAGCATGGCGGAGTCCTATCGCACCGGTCGCGGTGGCTTTCGCGTGCGGGCGCGCTGGGTTTCGGAAGAGCTCGGTCGCGGCGGCTACCAGATCGTCATCACCGAGATCCCCTATCAGGTCCAGAAGTCGCGGCTGATCGAGAAGATCGCCGAACTGCTCGTTGCGCGCAAACTGCCGCTGCTGGAGGATATCCGGGACGAATCGGCGGAAGATATCCGCATTGTGCTGGTGCCGAAGAGCCGTTCCGTCGATGCCGGCATCCTGATGGAATCGCTCTTCAAGCTGACAGAGCTTGAAAGCCGCATCCCGATCAACATGAACGTGCTGTCGATGGGACGCGTGCCGCGCGTCATGGCGCTCAACGAAGTGTTGACGGAGTGGCTTGCTCACCGCCGCGACGTCCTGCAGCGTCGTTCGCGCCACCGCCTGGCTGCGATCGAGCGGCGCCTCGAGATTCTTGGCGGTTATCTCGTCGCCTATCTCAATATCGACGAGGTTATTCGCATCATCCGCGAGGAGGATGAGCCGAAGGCCGTGATGATGGAGCGGTTTTCGCTCACCGACCTCCAGGCCGAGTCGATCCTCAACATGCGGCTGCGCTCTTTGCGCAAGCTGGAAGAATTCGAGATTCGCACGGAGTTCGACGCGTTGTCGAACGAAAAGGCCGAGATCGAGGCGCTGCTCGCTTCCGAGGAGAAGCAGTGGCAGACTGTCGCCTGGGAAATCGGCGAGGTGAAGAAAAAGTTTGCCAAGGCGACCGAGATCGGCAAGCGGCGCAGCACCTTTGCGGATGCGCCGGACGCCGACATCGAAGCCATCCAGCAGGCGATGATCGAGAAGGAACCGATCACCGTCGTCATCTCTGAAAAGGGCTGGATCAGGGCGCTGAAGGGCCACATCTCCGATACCTCGACGTTGCAATTCAAGGAGGGGGATGCGCTCAAGGTGGCGTTCCCAGCGCAGACGACCGACAAGATCCTCGTCTTCACCACGGGCGGCAAGGTTTATACGCTCGGCGGCGACAAGCTGCCCGGCGGTCGCGGTCATGGCGAACCCTTGCGCATCATCGTCGATATGGAAAATGACCAGGACGTGCTGACGGCATTCGTGCACGACCCGGCGAGAAAGCTCATCGTGGCCTCTGTTGCCGGTAACGGCTTTGTCGTGACGGAAAGCGATATCGTCGCCAATACCCGCAAGGGCAAGCAGGTGATGAATGTCGCCAACAACGATGAGGCGAAGTTGGTTGTTTCCGTCAAGGGCGACCATGTCGCCGTTGTCGGCGAAAACCGCAAGATGCTCGTTTTCCCGCTGGCGCAGATTCCGGAAATGGCGCGGGGCAAGGGCGTCCGGCTGCAGCGCTACAAGGATGGCGGCATCTCCGATATCCGCTGCTTTGCAATCGCAGACGGCCTCGTCTGGGAAGACAGCGCCGGCCGCGTCTTCACCAAGGGCAAGGACGAACTGATTGAGTGGCTGGCCGATCGCGCCTCTGCCGGTCGCGTCGTGCCCAAGGGCTTCCCGCGCAGCGGCAAGTTCAGCGGCTGA
- a CDS encoding L,D-transpeptidase family protein, which yields MSKKNGIDAFSRRAFLRSAATFGAVACAGAAGAQDALNEIINSPRRGSWDDQYDAKASRTATTVVSNTPVFGPETISHVQQAIFDYQNIVSSGGWPMVATSLKLEIGVTDPSVQQLRQRLMVSGDLPRSAGISSQFDSYVDGAVKRFQARHGLPADGVIGEYTLKAINVPATTRLGQLQTNLVRLQSMSGDLGRRYVMVNIPAAYIEAVENGRVALRHTAIVGKIDRQSPILNSKIYEVILNPYWTAPRSIIQKDIMPLMRKDPTYLKRNAIRLFDGSGGEVSPETVDWNAEKAPNLMFRQDPGKINAMSSTKINFHNEHQVYMHDTPQQGLFNKLMRFESSGCVRVQNVRDLSSWLLKETPGWSRQQMEATIKTGVNTPITLAEEVPVFFTYITAWSATDGVVQFRDDIYQRDGATELALQTPYGVEQSSGSVEQDALPQ from the coding sequence ATGTCGAAAAAGAATGGAATTGATGCATTCTCGCGCCGTGCATTTCTGCGCTCGGCCGCAACCTTCGGTGCCGTCGCTTGCGCGGGAGCCGCGGGCGCACAGGACGCCCTGAACGAGATCATCAATTCGCCACGCCGCGGCTCCTGGGACGACCAGTACGACGCCAAGGCATCGCGCACGGCGACCACGGTCGTGTCCAATACGCCGGTCTTCGGCCCGGAGACGATCAGCCATGTCCAGCAGGCGATCTTCGACTATCAGAACATCGTTTCGTCAGGCGGTTGGCCGATGGTGGCAACCAGCCTCAAGCTCGAGATCGGCGTTACCGATCCTTCGGTGCAGCAACTGCGCCAGCGCCTGATGGTTTCCGGCGACCTGCCGCGTTCGGCCGGCATTTCGTCGCAGTTCGATTCCTACGTCGACGGCGCCGTAAAGCGCTTCCAGGCCCGCCACGGCCTCCCGGCGGACGGCGTCATTGGCGAATACACGCTGAAGGCCATCAACGTTCCGGCGACCACCCGTCTCGGCCAGTTGCAGACCAATCTCGTGCGCCTGCAGTCGATGTCCGGTGACCTCGGCCGCCGCTACGTGATGGTCAACATCCCGGCTGCCTACATCGAAGCTGTGGAGAACGGCCGCGTCGCGCTGCGCCACACCGCCATCGTCGGCAAGATCGACCGCCAGTCGCCGATCCTCAATTCCAAGATCTACGAGGTCATTCTCAACCCCTATTGGACCGCGCCGCGCTCGATCATCCAGAAGGATATCATGCCGCTGATGCGCAAGGATCCGACCTACCTGAAGCGCAATGCCATCCGCCTGTTCGATGGCAGCGGTGGCGAAGTGTCGCCAGAAACGGTCGACTGGAATGCCGAGAAGGCGCCGAACCTGATGTTCCGTCAGGATCCGGGCAAGATCAACGCGATGTCGTCGACGAAGATCAACTTCCACAACGAGCATCAGGTCTACATGCACGATACGCCGCAGCAGGGCCTGTTCAACAAGCTGATGCGTTTCGAATCGTCCGGCTGCGTTCGCGTCCAGAACGTTCGCGACCTTTCGAGCTGGCTGTTGAAGGAAACACCCGGCTGGTCGCGCCAGCAGATGGAAGCCACGATCAAGACCGGCGTCAACACTCCGATCACGCTGGCCGAAGAAGTTCCGGTCTTTTTCACCTACATCACCGCCTGGTCGGCGACAGATGGCGTCGTCCAGTTCCGCGACGACATCTATCAGCGCGATGGCGCGACAGAACTTGCACTGCAGACGCCCTATGGCGTCGAGCAGTCCTCCGGCTCGGTCGAGCAGGACGCTCTGCCGCAATAA
- a CDS encoding RDD family protein — MTMHNEELRLPSNDWRAYQGVLSRRVFAFILDYVIIALLWIPAAVVVFFLGILTLGLGFLLYPVLFALVAMLYFGVTVGGREQASPGMRMMGLAIARTDGRPMDFLTAIVHLVIFWIANALLTPLILLIGLFTDRSRLLHDLLIGTVTVRRDTY; from the coding sequence ATGACGATGCACAACGAAGAACTGCGGCTGCCGAGCAATGACTGGCGCGCCTATCAGGGTGTGCTGTCGCGGCGGGTGTTCGCCTTCATTCTCGACTATGTCATCATCGCGCTCTTGTGGATCCCGGCCGCCGTCGTTGTGTTCTTCCTCGGCATCCTGACGCTCGGCCTCGGCTTCCTGCTCTATCCCGTGCTTTTTGCGCTGGTAGCGATGCTCTATTTCGGCGTGACCGTGGGCGGCCGCGAGCAGGCATCGCCCGGCATGCGGATGATGGGACTGGCGATTGCGCGCACTGACGGACGACCAATGGACTTCCTGACGGCGATCGTGCATCTCGTCATCTTCTGGATCGCCAACGCGCTGTTGACGCCGCTGATTCTGCTGATCGGACTGTTTACAGATCGCAGCCGCCTGCTGCACGATCTGCTGATTGGCACCGTAACGGTCCGTCGCGACACCTACTGA
- a CDS encoding helix-turn-helix domain-containing protein yields MPNSAALDDILLALANPVRRRIFEILLGGETRVVEVAAAVAVTPDALEQHLRILEEASLVSRLPARDGEAVCGNPAPLDVAAAWIDMNRALWSMHSQVAYSLEGGRTSA; encoded by the coding sequence ATGCCAAATTCTGCTGCCCTTGACGACATTCTGCTCGCACTCGCGAATCCGGTTCGCCGGCGGATATTCGAGATATTGCTCGGCGGAGAAACGCGGGTTGTCGAGGTGGCCGCCGCCGTCGCCGTGACGCCGGATGCACTCGAGCAGCACCTGCGCATCCTTGAGGAAGCCAGCCTGGTTTCGCGTCTACCTGCCCGTGATGGCGAGGCCGTGTGCGGCAATCCCGCACCTCTTGATGTCGCTGCCGCCTGGATCGACATGAACCGTGCGCTTTGGTCGATGCACAGCCAAGTGGCGTACTCTTTGGAGGGCGGTAGAACGTCAGCCTGA
- the ldtR gene encoding transcriptional regulator LdtR yields the protein MNTKMKPQVAAPRDPQEETIRGLYMESLHLVERLHRRLLDVIKDEFDRQGRDDVNAVQALLLFNIGNSELTAGELRSRGYYLGSNVSYNVKKLVDLGLINHQRSRVDRRSVRISLTEDGQEIAETVAKLYERHIGSIQKVGGIGSDEFTQMNKLLQRLDRFWNDSIMYRL from the coding sequence ATGAACACGAAGATGAAGCCGCAGGTCGCTGCGCCCCGAGACCCTCAGGAAGAAACCATCCGCGGTCTCTACATGGAATCCCTCCACCTCGTCGAGCGTCTGCACCGCCGTCTGCTCGACGTTATCAAGGACGAGTTCGACCGTCAGGGTCGCGACGATGTCAACGCCGTCCAGGCTCTGTTGCTGTTCAACATCGGCAACTCCGAGCTGACCGCCGGCGAGCTTCGCTCCCGCGGCTACTACCTCGGCTCGAACGTCTCCTACAACGTCAAGAAGCTCGTCGACCTCGGTCTCATCAACCACCAGCGCTCACGGGTCGACCGTCGTTCGGTCCGCATCAGCCTGACGGAAGACGGTCAGGAAATCGCCGAAACCGTCGCCAAGCTCTACGAGCGTCACATCGGCTCGATCCAGAAGGTTGGCGGCATCGGTTCAGATGAGTTCACCCAGATGAACAAGCTGCTGCAGCGCCTCGATCGCTTCTGGAACGACTCGATCATGTACCGCCTGTAA
- a CDS encoding DUF6163 family protein has protein sequence MLHDSAHVPKPSLTEILFGLFLRLVSASCFWFALNYWAMLIGFSHGGAGRFDLLTPEWRAAATALAVVYPVAALGLWLLVSWGPVVWVVAAAIEIAMYEFYPVSFGARPLLIALHGAVAVTFILFRAALFYQRYRQARQVRVDSP, from the coding sequence ATGCTTCATGATTCTGCCCATGTGCCGAAACCATCGCTGACCGAGATCCTTTTCGGTCTGTTCCTGCGGCTGGTGTCGGCCTCGTGCTTCTGGTTCGCGCTGAACTATTGGGCCATGCTGATCGGCTTCTCCCATGGCGGTGCCGGCCGTTTCGATCTATTGACGCCGGAGTGGCGGGCAGCGGCTACCGCGCTTGCCGTGGTCTACCCCGTGGCTGCCCTCGGGCTGTGGCTGCTGGTCTCCTGGGGACCGGTGGTCTGGGTGGTAGCGGCAGCGATCGAAATCGCGATGTACGAGTTCTATCCCGTCAGTTTCGGCGCCCGTCCGTTGCTGATTGCGCTGCACGGGGCCGTCGCCGTTACCTTCATCCTTTTCAGGGCCGCGCTGTTCTATCAACGCTACCGGCAGGCGAGACAGGTAAGAGTTGATTCACCCTGA
- a CDS encoding DMT family transporter, which yields MNPSTDAALHRRGLAITGLGGLALSFDIPLIRSAGGEVWSLLAVRSLSTFFIGLLAWFVLNRLLRRKISLIPGKTGLVVGLFYGINSCTFLLAVFNTSTANVVFILAFTSMFAALLSWIFLKERPSNATLVTMAAMVIGVGLIVQDGLESGHIFGDAMAASSAFLLASAITISRASGRDMALVPLVTAIFPAAVALLLLPAGGFAIAAPQYILFNGLVMIPLAFFCLATGPRFLSAPEVGMFYLLETILAPIWVWLVFAESPTTQTLAGGAVLILALIGHSLWQMRSRPVRAALPCPE from the coding sequence TTGAACCCTTCCACTGATGCCGCGCTGCACCGGCGCGGACTTGCGATCACCGGCCTTGGCGGCCTTGCTCTCTCCTTCGACATTCCGCTCATCCGATCCGCCGGCGGCGAGGTCTGGTCGCTGCTCGCGGTGCGCAGCCTTTCGACTTTCTTCATCGGCCTCCTGGCATGGTTCGTGCTCAATCGGCTGCTTCGCCGCAAGATCTCACTCATTCCGGGCAAGACCGGGCTGGTCGTCGGTCTGTTTTACGGCATCAACTCGTGCACGTTCCTGCTGGCCGTCTTCAACACGTCAACGGCAAACGTCGTCTTCATTCTTGCCTTCACGTCGATGTTCGCGGCACTGCTTTCCTGGATCTTCCTGAAGGAACGCCCTTCCAACGCAACGCTCGTGACGATGGCAGCCATGGTGATCGGCGTGGGGCTGATCGTGCAGGACGGGCTTGAAAGTGGCCATATCTTCGGCGACGCGATGGCGGCAAGTTCCGCCTTCCTGCTCGCCAGCGCCATCACCATCAGCCGGGCAAGCGGCCGCGACATGGCTTTGGTGCCGCTGGTGACCGCCATCTTTCCGGCCGCAGTCGCGCTTCTGCTCTTGCCTGCCGGCGGCTTCGCGATCGCGGCTCCGCAATACATCCTGTTCAACGGCCTGGTGATGATCCCGCTTGCCTTCTTCTGTCTGGCAACAGGGCCGCGGTTCCTGTCGGCACCGGAAGTGGGTATGTTCTATCTGCTCGAAACCATCCTGGCACCGATCTGGGTCTGGCTTGTCTTCGCCGAAAGCCCGACGACGCAGACGCTTGCCGGCGGCGCCGTCCTTATCCTTGCGCTTATCGGCCACTCTCTCTGGCAGATGCGCAGCCGCCCCGTCCGCGCGGCTCTGCCCTGCCCCGAATAG
- the nrdR gene encoding transcriptional regulator NrdR: MRCPYCGSEDSQVKDSRPAEDGNAIRRRRICPDCGGRFTTFERVQLRELMIIKKTGRKVPFDRDKLLRSFEIALRKRPVDRDRIERAVSGIVRRLESSGETEIPSEEIGLQVLEALKSLDDVAFVRYASVYRDFSHAEDFEKVIAEISAKIARDPGE, from the coding sequence ATGCGCTGCCCCTATTGCGGTTCCGAAGACAGCCAGGTGAAGGACAGCCGTCCGGCAGAGGACGGCAACGCCATTCGTCGTCGCCGTATCTGCCCGGATTGCGGTGGTCGCTTCACGACCTTCGAACGGGTGCAGCTGCGTGAGCTGATGATCATCAAGAAGACCGGTCGGAAGGTGCCTTTCGACCGGGACAAACTACTGCGGTCTTTCGAGATCGCACTGAGAAAGCGCCCTGTAGATCGCGACCGCATCGAGCGGGCAGTTTCCGGCATCGTGCGACGGCTCGAAAGCTCCGGCGAGACCGAGATCCCTTCGGAAGAGATCGGCCTGCAGGTGCTGGAAGCGCTGAAGAGCCTCGACGATGTCGCTTTCGTCCGCTACGCATCGGTCTATCGGGATTTCTCCCACGCCGAAGATTTCGAGAAGGTCATCGCCGAGATCAGCGCCAAGATTGCGCGCGACCCCGGCGAATAG
- the hemB gene encoding porphobilinogen synthase encodes MNDRTNLVDRITGHRRMRRNRKADWTRRLVQENRLTVDDLIWPIFIVPGSNIVQPIDAMPGVNRMSIDTAVEAVKEAADLGIPAIATFPNIDLSLRDETGSNSLAADNLINQATRAFKKAVPEIGVITDVALDPFTSHGHDGILRDGEIVNDETVETIARAAVGQADAGADIIAPSDMMDGRIGAIRQALDAAGHQNVGIMAYATKFASGFYGPYREAIGTGGLLKGDKKTYYIDPANGTEAIRDAALDVEEGADMLMVKPGLPYLDICWRMKEAFGLPVFAYQVSGEYSQVKAAAANGWIDGEKVMLETLLAFKRAGCDGILSYFAIEVARILAKGR; translated from the coding sequence ATGAACGACAGGACGAATCTTGTGGACAGGATTACCGGACACCGCCGCATGCGCCGCAACCGCAAGGCCGATTGGACGCGCCGGCTGGTGCAGGAAAACCGCCTGACGGTCGACGACCTGATCTGGCCGATCTTCATCGTGCCGGGCAGCAACATCGTGCAGCCGATCGATGCCATGCCTGGCGTCAACCGCATGAGCATCGACACGGCGGTGGAAGCGGTGAAAGAAGCCGCCGATCTCGGCATCCCGGCAATCGCCACCTTTCCCAATATAGATCTGTCGCTGCGCGACGAGACCGGCTCCAACAGCCTTGCCGCCGACAATCTCATCAACCAGGCGACGCGCGCCTTCAAGAAGGCCGTGCCCGAGATCGGCGTCATAACCGACGTGGCGCTCGACCCGTTCACCAGCCACGGCCACGACGGCATCCTGCGCGATGGCGAAATCGTCAACGACGAGACGGTGGAGACGATCGCCAGGGCCGCTGTCGGCCAGGCCGACGCCGGCGCCGATATCATCGCGCCTTCCGACATGATGGACGGTCGCATCGGTGCGATCCGCCAGGCGCTCGACGCGGCGGGCCACCAGAATGTCGGCATCATGGCCTATGCGACGAAATTCGCTTCCGGCTTCTACGGTCCCTATCGCGAGGCGATCGGCACCGGCGGTCTGCTCAAGGGCGACAAGAAGACCTATTATATCGACCCGGCCAACGGCACCGAGGCGATCCGCGACGCCGCACTCGACGTCGAGGAAGGCGCCGACATGCTGATGGTCAAGCCCGGCCTGCCCTACCTCGACATCTGCTGGCGCATGAAGGAGGCCTTCGGCCTTCCGGTTTTCGCCTACCAGGTGTCGGGCGAATACTCTCAAGTCAAGGCGGCGGCCGCCAATGGCTGGATCGACGGCGAGAAGGTGATGCTCGAAACGCTGCTCGCCTTCAAGCGCGCCGGCTGCGACGGCATCCTCAGCTACTTCGCCATCGAGGTCGCAAGGATCCTGGCCAAGGGGCGGTAA
- the glyA gene encoding serine hydroxymethyltransferase: MLAQNNDAFFTRSLADSDPEIFGAIEKELGRQRHEIELIASENIVSRAVLEAQGSIMTNKYAEGYPGKRYYGGCQFVDIAEELAIERAKKLFGAKFVNVQPNSGSQMNQAVFLALLQPGDTFMGLDLNSGGHLTHGSPVNMSGKWFNVVSYGVRESDHLLDMDAVAEKARQHKPKLIIAGGTAYSRIWDWKRFREIADEIGAYLMVDMAHIAGLVAGDQHPSPVAHCHVATTTTHKSLRGPRGGMILTNDEDIAKKINSAVFPGLQGGPLMHVIAAKAVAFGEALQPSFKDYAAQVVNNARTLAETLKANGLDIVSGGTDNHLMLVDLRKKNATGKRAEAALGRAYVTCNKNGIPFDPEKPFVTSGVRLGTPAGTTRGFKEAEFKEIGELIVEVLDGLKVANSDEGNAAVEAGVREKVMKLTERFPMYGYM, from the coding sequence ATGCTTGCACAGAACAATGATGCCTTCTTCACCCGCTCTCTCGCCGACAGCGATCCGGAAATCTTCGGTGCGATCGAAAAGGAGCTGGGTCGCCAGCGCCACGAGATCGAACTGATCGCCTCCGAGAACATCGTTTCGCGCGCCGTGCTCGAGGCCCAGGGCTCGATCATGACCAACAAATATGCCGAGGGCTATCCGGGCAAGCGCTATTACGGCGGCTGCCAGTTCGTTGATATCGCCGAGGAATTGGCGATCGAGCGTGCCAAGAAGCTCTTCGGTGCCAAGTTCGTCAACGTGCAGCCGAACTCCGGCTCGCAGATGAATCAGGCCGTGTTCCTGGCACTCCTGCAGCCAGGCGACACCTTCATGGGTCTCGACCTCAATTCGGGCGGTCACCTGACGCACGGCTCGCCGGTCAACATGTCCGGCAAGTGGTTCAACGTGGTTTCCTACGGCGTTCGCGAGAGCGATCACCTGCTTGACATGGACGCCGTCGCCGAGAAAGCGCGCCAGCATAAGCCGAAGCTGATCATCGCCGGCGGCACCGCCTATTCCCGCATCTGGGACTGGAAGCGTTTCCGCGAGATCGCCGACGAAATCGGCGCCTATCTGATGGTCGACATGGCGCACATTGCCGGCCTCGTTGCCGGTGACCAGCATCCGTCGCCGGTTGCGCATTGCCACGTTGCAACGACGACCACACACAAGTCGCTGCGCGGCCCGCGCGGTGGCATGATCCTGACCAATGACGAGGATATCGCCAAGAAGATCAACTCGGCGGTCTTCCCGGGTCTCCAGGGTGGCCCGCTGATGCACGTCATCGCCGCCAAGGCCGTTGCCTTCGGCGAAGCGCTGCAGCCGTCCTTCAAGGACTATGCGGCCCAGGTCGTCAACAACGCCCGCACGCTTGCAGAGACGCTCAAGGCGAACGGCCTCGACATCGTTTCCGGCGGCACCGACAACCACCTGATGTTGGTTGACCTGCGCAAGAAGAACGCGACCGGCAAGCGCGCCGAGGCAGCCCTTGGCCGCGCCTATGTCACCTGCAACAAGAACGGCATCCCGTTCGATCCCGAAAAGCCGTTCGTCACGTCGGGTGTCCGTCTCGGCACTCCGGCCGGCACGACGCGTGGCTTCAAGGAAGCCGAATTCAAGGAAATCGGTGAACTGATCGTCGAAGTGCTCGACGGCCTCAAGGTCGCCAACTCCGACGAAGGCAATGCTGCCGTCGAAGCGGGTGTGCGCGAGAAGGTGATGAAGCTCACCGAACGCTTCCCGATGTACGGCTACATGTGA